A part of Amycolatopsis lurida genomic DNA contains:
- a CDS encoding iron ABC transporter permease gives MIKELRAPQAVRTAVVSAGLVVLIVVLAGVHLTQGTSTSGPLDVVKAIFGQGDAQTLAVLEGSRVPRLLAALLLGVALGVAGAGMQSVARNPLASPDTLAVNAGAHCAVVAISAFGLSLPLVPVGGAAFAGGLAAAVIVLGLAGGGSASPRLVLVGSAVLLALQSVTILMLLMFEQETSGLFAWGSGSLTVSDLRATAQMTPIVVLAVAALIAMGRKLDVLALGDDNATVLGLRVRRTRVGAVVLTVALTAAAVTVAGPVGFVGLSAPVITRLLLPIAKHRALLPVSGLVGVVTVLGADVVLRAIMGSAAAVRVPTGVVTTIVGAVVMVWLARRGRGSGSRRPAPAGRVGVAGSTRRLVAISVVLVALLAVVPLVGLMLGDRMVLLGDLANWVTGNTGTALTFVLDQRLPRVLAALLAGAALAVSGCGIQSVSRNPLAEPGLLGITAGAGLGAITLITIVPTVGAWSIAGAAGVGAAVVFALVYGLAWRSGLDSDRLVIIGIAVWSAGMALITLLIVVSDPWNSAKALTWLSGSTYGRTLEQVAPVALALLALTPLLWIKHRELDLHALDEDTPRVLGMRVERSRLIVLAASGILAATAVSAIGVVAFVGLVAPHLARSLVGGRHGRVLPVAAALGALLVSVADTLGRTVIAPAQIPAGLVIAMVGTPYFVLVLWKTRP, from the coding sequence ATGATCAAGGAACTGCGTGCGCCGCAAGCCGTGCGCACCGCGGTGGTGTCGGCGGGGCTGGTGGTGCTCATCGTCGTCCTCGCCGGCGTCCACCTGACCCAGGGCACCTCGACGTCCGGCCCGCTGGACGTGGTGAAGGCGATCTTCGGCCAGGGCGACGCGCAGACCCTCGCGGTACTCGAAGGTTCGCGCGTCCCCCGGCTGCTCGCCGCGTTGCTGCTCGGGGTCGCGCTCGGCGTCGCGGGCGCGGGAATGCAGTCCGTCGCACGGAACCCGCTCGCCTCGCCCGACACGCTCGCGGTCAACGCGGGCGCGCATTGCGCCGTGGTGGCCATTTCCGCGTTCGGGCTTTCGCTGCCGCTCGTGCCGGTGGGCGGGGCGGCGTTCGCGGGCGGGCTCGCCGCGGCCGTCATCGTGCTGGGACTGGCGGGCGGCGGTTCGGCGAGTCCGCGGCTGGTGCTCGTCGGCTCGGCCGTACTGCTGGCGCTCCAGTCGGTGACCATCCTGATGCTGCTCATGTTCGAGCAGGAGACGTCCGGGCTGTTCGCCTGGGGCAGTGGTTCGCTCACCGTCTCCGATCTGCGCGCGACCGCCCAGATGACGCCGATCGTGGTGCTCGCCGTGGCGGCGCTCATCGCGATGGGCCGGAAACTCGACGTCCTCGCCCTCGGCGACGACAACGCGACCGTGCTCGGCCTGCGGGTGCGCCGGACCAGGGTCGGCGCGGTCGTGCTGACCGTCGCGCTGACCGCCGCGGCGGTGACCGTCGCCGGACCGGTCGGATTCGTCGGGCTGAGTGCGCCGGTGATCACGCGGCTGCTGCTGCCGATCGCCAAACATCGCGCTCTGCTGCCGGTGTCCGGGCTGGTCGGCGTGGTGACGGTGCTCGGCGCCGACGTCGTCCTGCGGGCGATCATGGGCTCGGCCGCCGCCGTGCGGGTGCCGACCGGCGTGGTGACCACGATCGTCGGCGCCGTCGTGATGGTGTGGCTGGCGCGGCGCGGGCGGGGCAGCGGCTCACGTCGTCCGGCTCCGGCCGGGCGGGTCGGCGTCGCCGGATCGACCCGGCGCCTCGTGGCCATTTCCGTCGTCCTGGTGGCGCTGCTCGCCGTCGTCCCGCTGGTGGGCCTGATGCTGGGCGACCGCATGGTGCTGCTCGGCGACCTCGCGAACTGGGTCACCGGCAACACCGGCACCGCGCTGACTTTCGTGCTGGACCAACGACTTCCGCGGGTGCTGGCCGCGCTGCTCGCCGGGGCCGCGCTGGCGGTCTCGGGCTGCGGGATCCAGTCGGTCAGCCGCAACCCGCTCGCCGAACCGGGGTTGCTCGGCATCACCGCCGGGGCCGGGCTCGGCGCGATCACGCTGATCACCATCGTCCCCACGGTCGGCGCCTGGTCGATCGCCGGTGCCGCCGGTGTCGGCGCGGCCGTCGTGTTCGCGCTGGTCTACGGGCTGGCTTGGCGGTCGGGGCTGGATTCGGACCGGCTGGTGATCATCGGCATCGCGGTCTGGTCGGCCGGGATGGCGCTGATCACGCTGCTGATCGTGGTCTCCGACCCGTGGAACTCGGCCAAGGCGCTGACCTGGCTTTCGGGGTCGACCTACGGCCGCACGCTGGAACAGGTCGCGCCGGTGGCGCTGGCGCTCCTCGCGCTCACGCCGCTGCTGTGGATCAAGCACCGCGAACTGGATCTGCACGCCCTCGACGAGGACACCCCGCGCGTGCTCGGGATGCGCGTCGAACGGTCGCGGCTGATCGTGCTGGCCGCCTCCGGGATCCTGGCGGCCACCGCCGTGTCCGCCATCGGCGTGGTCGCGTTCGTCGGGCTGGTCGCGCCGCATCTGGCGCGTTCGCTCGTCGGAGGACGGCACGGCCGGGTGCTCCCGGTGGCCGCGGCGCTCGGGGCGCTGCTGGTGAGCGTCGCGGACACCCTCGGGCGGACGGTCATCGCGCCGGCCCAGATCCCGGCGGGCCTGGTCATCGCGATGGTCGGGACGCCGTACTTCGTGCTGGTGCTCTGGAAGACCCGGCCGTAA
- the htpG gene encoding molecular chaperone HtpG, translating into MTTSAETLEFQSEARQLLQLMIHSIYSNKDTFLRELVSNASDALDKLRLEAFRDKDLQADTDDLHIEIATDPENRTLTVRDNGIGMSRDDVVALIGTIAKSGTAEFLKKLKETKDSAASQDLIGQFGIGFYASFMVADKVTLLTRRAGSDEGVRWESEGEGTYTIETVPDLPQGTSVVLHLKPEDTEDQLFDYASATKIKQIVKKYSDFITWPIRMTEGEEVVTVNSMKALWARSSSDVTEDEYNEFYKHVAHDWNDPLETIRLQAEGTFEYQALLFLPGHAPLDLFMRERKRGVQLYVKRVFIMDDCEALMPEYLRFVKGVVDAQDLSLNVSREILQQDRQIQLIRRRLVKKVLSTVKTLMADENPYKYETFWKEFGRAVKEGLLDDHENRTAILDICSFASTNDPEKLTSLREYVERMKDGQEHIYYLTGESRQSIENSPHLEAFKAKGYEVLVLTDPIDEMWVDAVPGFEEKQFQSVAKGEVELDSDTTDEQKEEFSGLLTWLTKSLADQVKEVRLSSRLTTSPACIVGDTNDVTPTLEKMYRAMGQEMPQIKRILELNPGHPLVSGLRSSFTEKGESEGLAETAELLYGMALLAEGGELGDPSRFTKLLATHLQKTL; encoded by the coding sequence GTGACAACCTCTGCCGAAACACTCGAGTTCCAGTCGGAGGCACGTCAGCTGCTCCAGCTGATGATCCACTCGATCTACTCGAACAAGGACACCTTCCTGCGGGAACTGGTGTCCAACGCCTCCGACGCACTGGACAAACTCCGCCTCGAAGCGTTCCGCGACAAGGACCTCCAGGCGGACACCGACGATCTCCACATCGAGATCGCGACCGACCCCGAAAACCGCACCCTCACCGTGCGGGACAACGGAATCGGGATGAGCCGGGACGACGTCGTGGCGCTGATCGGCACGATCGCGAAATCCGGCACCGCCGAATTCCTGAAGAAACTGAAGGAGACCAAGGATTCCGCGGCTTCGCAGGATCTGATCGGCCAATTCGGCATCGGCTTCTACGCCAGCTTCATGGTGGCCGACAAGGTCACGCTGCTGACCCGCCGCGCCGGATCGGACGAGGGCGTCCGCTGGGAGTCCGAGGGCGAGGGCACGTACACCATCGAGACGGTGCCGGACCTGCCGCAGGGCACGTCGGTCGTCCTGCACCTCAAGCCCGAGGACACCGAAGACCAGCTCTTCGACTACGCCTCGGCCACGAAGATCAAGCAGATCGTCAAGAAGTACTCGGACTTCATCACCTGGCCCATCCGGATGACCGAGGGCGAAGAGGTCGTCACGGTCAACTCGATGAAGGCGCTGTGGGCCCGCTCGTCCAGCGACGTCACCGAAGACGAGTACAACGAGTTCTACAAGCACGTCGCCCACGACTGGAACGACCCGCTGGAGACGATCCGGCTCCAGGCCGAGGGCACCTTCGAGTACCAGGCGCTGCTGTTCCTGCCGGGCCACGCGCCGCTCGACCTGTTCATGCGGGAGCGCAAACGCGGCGTCCAGCTGTACGTGAAGCGCGTCTTCATCATGGACGACTGCGAAGCACTGATGCCGGAGTACCTGCGCTTCGTGAAGGGTGTCGTCGACGCCCAGGACCTTTCGCTGAACGTCTCGCGCGAGATCCTGCAGCAGGACCGGCAGATCCAGCTGATCCGCCGTCGCCTGGTCAAGAAGGTCCTGTCGACGGTCAAGACCCTGATGGCCGACGAGAACCCGTACAAGTACGAGACGTTCTGGAAGGAGTTCGGCCGCGCCGTCAAGGAAGGCCTGCTGGACGACCACGAGAACCGCACCGCGATCCTCGACATCTGCTCGTTCGCCTCGACCAACGATCCGGAGAAGCTCACGTCGCTGCGTGAGTACGTCGAGCGGATGAAGGACGGCCAGGAACACATCTACTACCTGACCGGCGAGTCGCGGCAGAGCATCGAGAACTCCCCGCATCTGGAAGCCTTCAAGGCCAAGGGTTACGAGGTGCTCGTGCTCACCGACCCGATCGACGAGATGTGGGTCGACGCGGTCCCGGGCTTCGAGGAGAAGCAGTTCCAGTCGGTCGCGAAGGGCGAGGTCGAACTCGATTCCGACACCACCGACGAGCAGAAGGAAGAGTTCTCCGGGCTGCTGACCTGGCTGACGAAGTCGCTCGCGGACCAGGTCAAGGAGGTCCGGCTCTCGTCACGGCTGACGACGTCGCCCGCCTGCATCGTCGGCGACACGAACGACGTCACCCCGACGCTGGAGAAGATGTACCGCGCGATGGGCCAGGAAATGCCGCAGATCAAGCGGATCCTGGAACTCAACCCGGGCCACCCGCTGGTCTCCGGGCTGCGCTCCTCGTTCACCGAAAAGGGCGAGTCCGAGGGCCTCGCCGAGACCGCCGAACTGCTGTACGGCATGGCTTTGCTCGCCGAGGGCGGTGAACTGGGCGACCCGTCCCGCTTCACGAAGCTGCTGGCCACGCACCTCCAGAAGACTCTGTAG
- a CDS encoding alkaline phosphatase D family protein encodes MSLLLGPLLRHVDETSATVWVETTTASEVEVLGTSARTFEIKGHHYALLVLTGLEPGSCVEYEVRVDGEKVWPLADSGFPPSRIRTLPEQESRVRLVFGSCRKPHEGKAFGPDALAAYAHRMAAGEETEWPQALLMLGDQVYADETTDETQEWLSRRRDISEPPGTEVKDFEEYTHLYLEAWGEPSIRWLLSTVPTSMIFDDHDVRDDWNTSHTWRERMRAQPWWRERLRGAIMSYWVYQHLGNLGPAELAEDPTFQKAITSGGDNAGLLVAFADEADDDRDGTKGARWSYRRDFGAVRLLVIDTRAGRILAGGARSMVDDDEFDWIEDNAADACDHLLIGSSLPWLLPPVISHLQSLNERACARPGWRGRLAEKIRQAADLEHWASFRASFDRLSAMIAREGRRDEPPATIAVLSGDVHHAYIAEARYPEPVTSTVFQLTCSPVHNAMPRPLRLAFAATWSSPMAAIARRWARRGGVAPDPLTWSKVSGPHFGNVIATVETEGRACVTTIEQAIGDGLVEVARRRLA; translated from the coding sequence ATGAGTCTGCTCCTGGGTCCGTTGCTGCGCCACGTCGACGAGACGTCGGCGACGGTGTGGGTCGAGACCACCACCGCGAGTGAGGTCGAGGTACTCGGCACGTCCGCGAGGACGTTCGAGATCAAGGGCCACCACTACGCCCTTCTGGTGCTGACGGGTCTCGAACCCGGCTCGTGCGTCGAATACGAAGTGCGCGTGGACGGCGAGAAGGTGTGGCCTCTGGCCGATTCCGGGTTCCCGCCGAGCCGGATCCGGACGCTGCCCGAGCAGGAGTCGCGGGTCCGGCTCGTGTTCGGCTCGTGCCGCAAACCGCATGAAGGAAAGGCCTTCGGCCCCGACGCGCTGGCCGCGTACGCCCACCGGATGGCGGCGGGCGAGGAAACCGAATGGCCGCAGGCGCTGCTGATGCTGGGTGACCAGGTCTACGCCGACGAGACCACCGACGAGACCCAGGAGTGGCTGTCCCGGCGCCGCGACATCTCCGAGCCGCCGGGCACGGAGGTGAAGGATTTCGAGGAGTACACCCACCTCTACCTCGAAGCCTGGGGTGAGCCGTCGATCCGGTGGCTGCTCTCCACCGTGCCCACGTCGATGATCTTCGACGACCACGACGTCCGCGACGACTGGAACACCTCGCACACCTGGCGGGAGCGGATGCGCGCGCAGCCGTGGTGGCGGGAGCGCCTGCGCGGGGCGATCATGTCGTACTGGGTCTACCAGCACCTGGGGAATCTCGGCCCCGCGGAACTCGCCGAGGACCCGACGTTCCAGAAGGCCATCACCTCCGGCGGTGACAACGCCGGCCTGCTCGTCGCGTTCGCCGACGAGGCCGACGACGACCGCGACGGCACCAAGGGCGCGCGATGGAGTTACCGGCGCGATTTCGGTGCCGTGCGGTTGCTGGTCATCGACACCCGGGCGGGGCGGATTTTGGCAGGCGGCGCCCGGTCCATGGTCGACGACGACGAGTTCGACTGGATCGAAGACAACGCCGCCGACGCCTGCGACCACCTGCTCATCGGCTCCTCGCTGCCGTGGCTGCTGCCGCCGGTGATCTCCCACCTCCAGTCGCTCAACGAACGGGCCTGCGCGCGCCCCGGGTGGCGGGGGCGGCTCGCGGAGAAGATCCGCCAAGCCGCGGACCTCGAACACTGGGCGTCGTTCCGGGCGTCGTTCGACCGGTTGTCCGCGATGATCGCCCGCGAGGGACGCCGGGACGAGCCGCCCGCCACCATCGCGGTGCTTTCGGGCGACGTCCATCACGCCTACATCGCCGAGGCGCGCTATCCGGAGCCCGTGACCTCGACCGTCTTCCAGCTCACCTGCTCCCCGGTCCACAACGCCATGCCGCGCCCGCTCCGGCTGGCGTTCGCCGCCACCTGGTCGTCCCCGATGGCGGCGATCGCGCGCCGCTGGGCCCGCCGCGGCGGCGTCGCACCCGATCCGCTGACCTGGTCCAAGGTGTCCGGGCCGCATTTCGGCAACGTCATCGCCACGGTCGAGACCGAGGGCCGGGCGTGCGTCACGACGATCGAACAGGCCATCGGCGACGGACTGGTCGAAGTGGCAAGACGGAGGCTGGCCTGA